A DNA window from Daucus carota subsp. sativus chromosome 3, DH1 v3.0, whole genome shotgun sequence contains the following coding sequences:
- the LOC108211485 gene encoding cyclin-dependent kinase inhibitor 3 yields MGKYMRKAKVTSDIAVMELSQSSLGVKTRAKTLSLQKLEAANSIQDSSCYLQLRNRRLEKTSEAVKTQKSGGVKQNPDGNLKVLEGKSRSLNSGSVGSESGRKGKHEKGCEIGRNEEVGCGDFGVEASFGENNLEFDARERGTRESTPCSLIRGSDSIGNPGSSTKPRSLAASDRLTHNSIQQDIPSTHEIEEFFAFAEQQQQKRFIEKYNFDVVNDTPLPGRYEWVRVSP; encoded by the exons ATGGGAAAGTACATGAGAAAAGCCAAAGTAACAAGTGACATAGCAGTGATGGAGCTCTCTCAATCCTCTCTTGGTGTCAAAACCCGGGCAAAAACCCTATCTTTACAGAAGCTTGAAGCtgctaattcaattcaagactCTTCTTGTTACCTTCAATTGAGAAACAGGAGGCTTGAGAAGACTAGTGAGGCTGTCAAGACTCAGAAATCTGGGGGGGTTAAGCAAAACCCAGATGGGAATTTGAAGGTTTTGGAGGGAAAATCAAGAAGTTTGAATTCGGGTTCTGTCGGGTCGGAGTCGGGTCGGAAGGGGAAGCATGAAAAGGGGTGTGAAATTGGGAGAAATGAGGAGGTGGGGTGTGGTGATTTTGGTGTGGAAGCTTCATTCGGGGAGAATAATTTGGAGTTTGATGCTAGAGAAAG GGGCACCAGGGAAAGCACACCGTGTAGCTTGATAAGGGGTTCAGACAGTATCGGGAATCCTGGTTCTAGTACGAAGCCAAGAAGTTTAGCTGCATCTGATCGACTCACTCATAATTCCATACAACAAGATATTCCAAGTACTCATGAGATTGAAGAGTTCTTTGCCTTTGCCGAGCAGCAACAACAGAAACGTTTTATTGAGAA GTACAACTTCGATGTTGTGAATGATACACCCCTCCCTGGGAGGTACGAGTGGGTGAGGGTATCCCCCTAA
- the LOC108211431 gene encoding uncharacterized protein LOC108211431, which produces MENVYSWVRRSLSTPIKIKSFSKNESSHQSIVQDNGENYGVNDDLINLISSFSLDTFRNYPLQDEEGGANCGDDATSKSSGIRNDLSEWQQQHAILVLSKSKELSQLRFKLCPRYLKERDFWRIYFTLAKNILAEYELRAVRLHKLNQMKLETQNGSDTSAYEVEMSETKLGTT; this is translated from the exons ATGGAGAATGTGTATTCATGGGTTCGTAGAAGTCTTTCAACACCCATAAAgatcaaatctttttccaaaaatGAAAGTTCCCATCAATCAATTGTTCAAGATAATGGTGAAAATTACGGAGTTAATGATGATTTGATTAATCTTATCAGCTCCTTCAGTCTTGATACTTTCAGAAATTACCCACTTCAAG ATGAAGAGGGAGGAGCTAATTGTGGTGATGATGCAACTTCAAAATCTTCCGGAATACGCAATGATTTGTCTGAATGGCAACAGCAGCATGCTATTCTTGTCCTCTCCAAATCCAAG GAACTGTCACAACTTAGATTCAAGCTGTGTCCACGCTACTTGAAAGAGCGAGACTTCTGGAGAATATACTTTACGCTTGCTAAGAACATTTTGGCCGA ATATGAGCTTCGCGCTGTAAGACTACACAAGCTTAATCAAATGAAACTAGAGACACAGAATGGTTCAGATACTAGTGCTTATGAAGTCGAAATGTCAGAAACAAAACTAGGAACAACGTAA